The following are encoded in a window of Naumovozyma castellii chromosome 8, complete genome genomic DNA:
- the TUB4 gene encoding gamma-tubulin (ancestral locus Anc_7.323), which produces MAGEIITIQVGQCGNHIGKQFWSQLAEEHGIERSGQNKQPDNDIQREDFTTPFFKQNDENRYTPRALMLDMEPSAITDLQNYFPGFFDTRNSWIVQDEMGAGNTWSKGYDCGTANEDIFLNMIDKEIDATENFEGFQLLHSVAGGTGSGLGSSLLEAISDRYPKKFLSTYSVFPGNESEVVVQPYNTILTLRRLAENSDATVVFDNNALLNLTGKVFRDPKTDYDHTNQLIAATMSSITNSIRFPSYMFSSIPSIFSTLVPSPDLHFLMPSFTPFTSDYVSRGNTYKQNNAYDVLLDLLDSSNWLVSTKRENPTYFNVFNTVIGDVDPNDITRAMTKIQQRVNFAPWASKMVHVNMGRRSPYLESNSTTNKKCINGMMLANSTSIVSVMDRACKTFDKIFSKRAFLRTFEDGNLFQNGQEEFIDSREVVQNVIDDYLAAEEDTYLDEVLIADENMFGEYTTATNQVDAEGDNNMI; this is translated from the coding sequence ATGGCCGGAGAAATTATAACCATACAAGTAGGTCAATGTGGTAACCATATAGGGAAGCAATTCTGGTCTCAATTGGCGGAAGAACACGGCATTGAAAGATCAGGCCAAAATAAACAACCGGACAATGACATCCAAAGAGAAGACTTCACTACTCCTTTCTTCAAGCAGAATGATGAGAACAGATACACTCCAAGAGCACTCATGCTAGACATGGAACCCAGCGCCATTACAGATCTACAAAATTACTTTCCTGGATTCTTCGATACTAGAAATTCATGGATTGTTCAGGATGAAATGGGTGCAGGGAACACATGGTCCAAAGGTTACGATTGTGGGACAGCTAATGaggatatttttttaaatatgaTCGATAAAGAGATTGATGCAACTGAGAATTTCGAAGGTTTCCAGTTATTACATTCCGTTGCTGGTGGTACAGGATCAGGTCTCGGTTCAAGCTTGTTAGAAGCCATATCAGATAGATACCCAAAGAAATTCTTGTCCACATATTCGGTTTTTCCAGGAAATGAGTCGGAAGTAGTGGTTCAACCTTACAATACCATCTTAACTTTACGAAGGTTGGCTGAGAATAGTGATGCAACAGttgtttttgataataatgcaTTACTAAATCTAACTGGGAAAGTATTTAGAGATCCAAAGACAGATTATGATCATACGAACCAATTAATTGCGGCAACAATGTCATCCATAACAAATTCCATAAGATTCCCAAGCTATATGTTTTCCTCTATACCTAGCATATTTTCCACTTTGGTACCGTCACCTGATTTACATTTCCTAATGCCCTCGTTTACACCATTCACATCGGATTACGTGTCTCGTGGGAACACatataaacaaaataatgcATATGATGTCCTTCTAGATCTATTAGACAGTTCAAATTGGTTGGTGTCAACTAAAAGAGAGAATCCAACTTATTTTAATGTCTTTAACACAGTCATTGGTGATGTAGATCCTAATGATATAACGAGAGCCATGACGAAGATACAACAACGTGTGAATTTTGCACCTTGGGCATCTAAGATGGTACATGTAAACATGGGGAGAAGGTCGCCTTATCTGGAATCTAATTCCACTACAAATAAGAAATGCATCAATGGGATGATGTTGGCTAACTCAACATCAATTGTATCTGTCATGGATAGAGCCTGTAAAAcatttgataaaatattctcCAAAAGGGCATTCCTACGGacttttgaagatggaaatttatttcaaaatggaCAAGAGGAATTTATTGACTCCAGAGAGGTGGTACAGAATGTCATTGATGATTATTTAGCGGCAGAGGAAGACACATATTTGGATGAAGTCCTTATCGCAGATGAGAATATGTTTGGGGAATATACCACTGCAACCAACCAGGTGGATGCTGAGGGAGATAATAACATGATATGA
- the ULS1 gene encoding translocase ULS1 (ancestral locus Anc_6.100), with amino-acid sequence MTTAMPTIDLTAEDSDADDFDVFHSFPSTTSNSASNSVAPTTKNILSNISNGNDDISDHMSYESSLNDSNVLTNTENPKEKQDVTNDLESSLDLTEGNTSGLDHRTGIPSDMVPDRTIEMHQEDHSSSFDEVDGTLVTPQKNTLLTQRVNANPTDASDKIISLTNNDNKVLSPPEIISPTPFSETHETGDLSTDPIGTTDNEIVQTQLIESSPVSGVPINKKTLKRPYILSNISDQPTKALPSLSTTRLPSLRSIEGISGAFNADSDMELESVDDVSSPLKGMDQRRRKRKLNESLDNTQFKKQSIPPPMKQLPLLVPKSINKNEIIILSSDDDDEKEERKDNNHTYNGRPEISNQKDNVKTEHQEKNMKTEIPNDNEPIDLSEDSNMTNKNVTSLNKHFKKEHTQSNGDLSNVTSSNTDFPKIDYNQPMTEELYFQNVNTINKREGELLKQLKATQDTGAILRKRLDMREKNVREVEDKINLISKSMNVGNGNISPTKKIILEEAKRNLIIIRKKREQTKDKLDLIVGKIKVNHEKFNNFERKKEEALPLLKKNLEITNRNSQTGEIVTERRNILKEKSDLEAMLKSGTLSSSTFLELNRELDRKLSDLNVPRSNKPTEPELQNKIQMAKKVGPDLFIKSLDTAKALLAKNSSRTEFIKRMLYSNLDLLRSYKEYFEANKFISRELRTKVREAAELLFANGVKMPIVFETLQDYGVHYLKQNILAVDKRAQYFKSLQVARELVANSNRPPDVKFKIYDSLKVLEELRLSIDAGIPLTFESKRKVSTAVLSLKDHGLKMNKLYMNLEKYGIAITSEDLARQPMYSQKNEPYSEVGQPYSLMSQDPWGIMSNNGNLNIQRGSGIGDMNAFNSDNQFRVANILAGDDQEHIRELLQNVKQTESESEGETLTPEDMTVNLLKHQKIGLHWLLNVEASKKKGGLLADDMGLGKTVQGIALMLANRSKDQACKTNLIVAPVAVLRVWGGELETKIKKEANFSAFIYGGGDKLATWKELSEYDAIMVSYPTLAIEFKKHWPASLGKDQKQLPAIPQLAAMNSLKKKDEYFSPFFCNESTFYRIILDEGQNIKNKKTRAAKACCSLDATYRWVFSGTPIQNSMDELYSLIRFLRIPPYHREERFMADIGRPFLRKNGNYDDFDRKQAIKKVQVLLSAIMLRRSKSDMIDGKPLLELPPKQIEIDSAALEGDELEFYTDLEAKNRKLAERLLKRKAKGNYSSVLTLLLRLRQACVHSELVLIGERKSEGSKVANGKNFHTDWLRLYELILRIGPRTRNVIESSMDSATCVWCLEQLEPESTSILTSCGHLLCDACIDPFYSEQSTLPTAKLTDNGTINMPCKECDRLTNEKDVVSYRLYDQVINQQFTRQDLRNEFEREMQIQKENARNVAATDLEKLEPSRKMIQCMDVIKKVFENSDTEKIIIFSQFTSFFDIFQHFLEKLLKVPYLKYTGAMTAQQRADVITKFYRQANERILLISMKAGNSGLTLTCANHVIIVDPFWNPYVEEQAQDRCYRISQTREVHVHRLFIKDSVEDRIAELQEKKREMVDAAMDPSKLKEVNRLGARELGFLFGLNSL; translated from the coding sequence ATGACCACTGCAATGCCCACCATCGATTTGACGGCAGAAGACTCAGATGCTGACGATTTTGATGTATTCCATTCATTCCCTAGCACAACATCAAACTCAGCTTCTAACTCAGTGGCTCCTACGACCAAGAATATACTATCCAACATCTCTAATGGTAACGATGATATCTCTGATCACATGAGCTATGAATCTAGTCTAAATGATTCTAATGTCCTAACAAACACAGAGAACCCTAAAGAGAAGCAAGATGTGACAAATGATTTGGAGTCTAGTTTGGACTTAACAGAAGGTAATACTAGCGGACTAGATCATCGCACTGGCATACCGTCAGATATGGTTCCTGATCGAACTATAGAAATGCATCAGGAGGACCactcttcatcttttgaTGAAGTAGATGGGACCCTTGTAACACCTCAAAAGAACACCTTATTAACACAGCGGGTTAATGCTAATCCAACTGATGCATCTGACAAGATTATATCATTAACAAACAATGATAACAAGGTTTTATCACCACCAGAGATAATCTCACCAACACCATTTTCAGAAACCCATGAAACTGGTGATCTTTCAACCGATCCTATTGGAACAACCGATAATGAGATCGTACAGACGCAACTCATAGAATCATCCCCAGTTTCTGGAGTTCCCATCAATAAGAAAACCTTGAAGAGGCCCTATATTCTAAGCAACATCAGCGATCAGCCAACAAAAGCATTACCATCATTATCTACTACACGTCTTCCGAGTCTCCGATCAATCGAGGGTATATCTGGTGCATTTAATGCGGATAGTGATATGGAACTTGAAAGCGTTGATGATGTGAGTTCACCGTTAAAGGGAATGGACCAGAGGAGAAGAAAGAggaaattaaatgaaagCTTGGATAATACCCAATTTAAGAAACAATCGATACCTCCTCCAATGAAACAGCTGCCCTTGTTGGTCCctaaatcaataaataaaaatgaaataattatCCTGTCTAgtgatgacgatgatgaaaaggaagaaagaaaagataataatCATACATATAATGGTAGGCCTGAGATTAGCAACCAGAAAGATAATGTTAAAACCGAAcatcaagaaaaaaatatgaaaacCGAGATACCGAATGACAACGAACCAATCGATCTATCTGAAGATTCTAATATGACGAATAAGAACGTAACTTCCCTAAATAAACACTTCAAGAAAGAACACACTCAAAGTAATGGTGATTTATCCAATGTAACGAGCTCCAACACAGATTTCCCAAAAATAGATTACAATCAGCCGATGACAGAGGAACTCTACTTTCAAAATGTCAATACAATAAATAAGAGGGAGGGGGAGCTTTTAAAGCAATTAAAAGCAACCCAAGATACTGGCGCCATACTGAGAAAACGGTTGGATATGAGAGAAAAGAATGTACGAGAAGTCGAAGATAAAATAAACTTGATAAGCAAATCCATGAACGTTGGTAATGGAAACATCAGTCCAACAAAAAAGATTATACTGGAAGAAGCCAAAAGAAATCTAATCATAataaggaagaaaagagaGCAGACAAAAGACAAACTAGACCTAATTGTCGGCAAAATCAAAGTTAATCACGAGAAATTTAACAACTTTGAAaggaagaaagaagagGCGTTACCacttttaaagaaaaatttagaaattACGAACAGAAACAGCCAAACTGGAGAGATTGTTACTGAAAGAcgaaatattttaaaagaaaaatcagATTTGGAAGCTATGCTGAAATCGGGAACTTTAAGCTCATCAACATTCCTGGAGCTTAACAGGGAACTAGATCGAAAACTAAGTGACTTGAACGTTCCAAGATCTAACAAACCCACTGAACCGGAATTGCAGAATAAAATTCAGATGGCAAAGAAAGTTGGACCGGACTTATTTATAAAGTCGTTAGACACTGCAAAGGCCTTACTTGCTAAGAATTCTTCTCGAACAGAATTCATCAAGCGGATGCTGTATTCAAACTTAGACTTATTGAGGAGCtacaaagaatattttgaagcTAACAAATTCATCTCTCGAGAATTGAGAACAAAAGTAAGAGAAGCGGCGGAGCTGCTTTTCGCCAATGGTGTAAAGATGCCCATCGTTTTTGAAACGCTACAAGATTATGGTGTCCACTATTTGAAGCAAAACATTCTGGCAGTCGATAAGCGAGCacaatatttcaaaagtcTTCAAGTGGCAAGAGAACTGGTTGCCAATTCGAATAGACCTCCCGAtgtaaaatttaaaatttatGATTCCTTAAAAGTCTTAGAAGAACTTCGGCTATCAATTGACGCTGGGATCCCCCTTACGTTTGAGTCTAAAAGGAAGGTTAGTACGGCAGTTTTGTCTTTGAAAGATCATGGtttaaagatgaataaACTATATATgaatcttgaaaaatacGGGATTGCCATAACTAGTGAGGACCTAGCAAGGCAACCCATGTATTCCCAAAAGAATGAACCATATTCAGAGGTTGGTCAACCTTATAGCTTGATGTCACAAGACCCCTGGGGAATTATGTCCAATAATGGTAATTTGAACATCCAGAGAGGTTCTGGTATAGGGGACATGAATGCTTTCAATTCAGATAACCAATTTAGGGTAGCAAATATCCTTGCTGGTGATGACCAAGAACATATTAGAGaattattacaaaatgTCAAACAAACAGAATCAGAGAGTGAAGGTGAAACATTAACTCCCGAAGATATGACAGTTAATTTACTAAAACATCAAAAAATCGGTCTCCACTGGTTACTTAACGTGGAAGCGTCTAAAAAGAAAGGTGGTCTACTAGCAGACGATATGGGTCTTGGTAAAACTGTCCAAGGTATTGCATTGATGTTAGCTAATAGATCTAAGGACCAGGCTTGTAAGACTAATTTAATAGTAGCACCAGTTGCAGTTCTGAGAGTTTGGGGAGGTGAATTGGAGACTAAAATTAAGAAAGAAGCAAACTTTTCTGCCTTCATTTACGGTGGTGGTGATAAGCTGGCAACATGGAAAGAACTTTCTGAATATGATGCTATCATGGTTTCTTACCCCACTTTAGCCATCGAATTTAAAAAGCATTGGCCTGCCTCGTTAGGTAAGGATCAAAAGCAATTGCCAGCAATTCCACAACTTGCTGCAATGAACTCCTTAAAAAAGAAGGATGAATACTTTTCTCCATTCTTCTGTAACGAATCGACGTTTTATAGAATTATTCTAGATGAGGGccaaaatatcaaaaataaGAAGACAAGAGCGGCGAAAGCTTGTTGCTCCCTAGATGCCACATATAGATGGGTTTTCTCTGGGACACCGATTCAAAATAGTATGGATGAATTATACTCATTAATTAGATTTTTAAGGATTCCTCCCTATCACAGAGAGGAAAGATTTATGGCCGACATAGGTAGACCTTTCCTTAGAAAGAACGGTAATtatgatgattttgatagAAAACAAGCGATTAAAAAAGTCCAAGTGTTACTATCTGCAATCATGCTTCGTAGGTCTAAGAGCGATATGATAGATGGCAAACCACTATTAGAATTACCTCCAAAgcaaattgaaattgattccGCTGCATTAGAGGgagatgaattggaattttaTACTGATTTAGAGGCCAAAAATAGAAAGTTAGCTGAgagattattgaaaagaaaggCCAAGGGTAATTACTCAAGTGTGCTGACGTTGTTGTTACGTTTAAGGCAGGCATGTGTCCATTCTGAATTGGTACTTATTGGTGAAAGGAAAAGTGAAGGATCTAAAGTTGCGaatggaaaaaatttcCATACAGATTGGTTACGCTTGTATGAACTTATTTTGAGGATTGGTCCACGAACGAGAAATGTCATTGAAAGCTCAATGGACTCTGCAACGTGTGTTTGGTGTCTAGAGCAGTTAGAACCCGAATCGACATCTATTTTAACGAGTTGTGGCCATTTATTGTGTGATGCATGTATCGATCCCTTCTATTCTGAACAATCTACTCTTCCCACTGCTAAGCTAACAGATAATGGTACTATTAATATGCCTTGTAAAGAATGTGATAGGTTGACCAATGAAAAAGATGTTGTATCGTATAGATTATATGACCAAGTTATTAATCAGCAGTTTACGAGGCAAGATCTTCGTAATGAATTCGAACGTGAGATGCAAATACAAAAAGAGAATGCAAGAAATGTTGCAGCAACAGATCTAGAGAAGTTAGAACCATCTCGAAAAATGATTCAATGTATGGACGTAATTAAGAAAGTATTTGAGAATTCAGATACcgaaaagattattatattttctcaGTTCACATCtttctttgatatttttcaacattttctggaaaaattattgaaggtCCCCTACTTGAAATACACTGGTGCCATGACTGCACAACAGAGAGCAGATGTTATTACTAAATTCTATCGTCAAGCAAATGAGAGAATCTTACTTATTTCGATGAAGGCAGGTAATTCGGGATTAACCTTAACATGTGCCAATCATGTTATCATTGTAGACCCTTTTTGGAATCCTTATGTAGAGGAACAAGCCCAAGACCGTTGTTATAGAATTAGTCAAACGAGAGAGGTTCATGTTCATcgtttatttattaaagattCGGTTGAAGATAGAATTGCGGAGTTGCaggagaagaaaagagaGATGGTTGATGCAGCCATGGATCCAtctaaattgaaagaagttAATAGACTAGGTGCCAGAGAACTAGGGTTCTTATTCGGCTTGAAttctctttga
- the NCAS0H00760 gene encoding glycoside hydrolase family 5 protein (ancestral locus Anc_6.99), which translates to MVKLNTLLLAATTLCSTLVNSQPVPPKSKTSLQFVTPQNEKRYYDYDHGSIGAPIRGVNIGGWLVLEPYITPSLFETFRTNQYNDDGIPVDEYHYCQQLGYDEAQTRLQKHWSTFYTESDFSDIAQKGFNLVRIPIGYWAFDTLSDDPYVTGQQEAYLDQAIQWASKYGLKVWVDLHGAAGSQNGFDNSGLRDQVDMLNDDNLQVTLKVIKYLLKKYSQDEFLETVIGVELINEPLGPSMDVNKLKSDYLKPAYDYLRNEIQGNQDIIIHDAFEPFNFWDDFLNVQDGDYGVLLDHHHYQVFSSGELEMNIEQRIQTACSWGYGALGEAHWTVTGEFSGAMTDCAKWLNGVGIGARYDGSFQKAGVGSYYIGSCANNEDITTWSQDRKVNTRKYLEAQLDAFEMRGGWIIWCYKAETSLEWSVSNLIDNGLFPQPLTDRQYPGQCASN; encoded by the coding sequence ATGGTAAAATTAAATACATTGTTGTTGGCTGCAACAACATTATGCTCTACACTTGTAAACTCTCAACCAGTTCCACCAAAATCCAAGACGTCCTTACAATTTGTTACTCCACAAAACGAGAAAAGATATTACGATTACGATCATGGATCTATTGGTGCTCCAATCCGTGGTGTTAATATCGGTGGGTGGCTAGTCCTAGAACCATACATTACACCATCTTTATTCGAAACATTTAGAACAAATCaatataatgatgatgGGATTCCAGTCGATgaatatcattattgtcAACAACTAGGCTACGATGAAGCTCAAACAAGGCTACAAAAGCATTGGTCCACTTTCTACACGGAATCCGATTTCTCAGATATTGCTCAAAAGGGTTTCAATTTGGTGAGAATCCCCATTGGTTATTGGGCTTTTGACACTTTATCTGATGATCCATACGTTACTGGACAACAAGAAGCTTATTTGGATCAAGCCATTCAATGGGCTTCCAAGTATGGTTTGAAAGTTTGGGTGGATTTGCACGGTGCTGCTGGTTCACAAAATGGGTTTGACAATTCTGGTTTGAGAGATCAAGTGGATATGTTAAACGACGATAATTTACAAGTTACTTTGAAAGTTATTAAATacttattgaaaaaatattctcaaGACGAATTCTTGGAAACTGTCATTGGAGTGGAATTGATTAATGAACCATTGGGTCCATCCATGGATGTTAACAAATTAAAATCTGATTATTTGAAGCCTGCTTACgattatttaagaaatgaaattcaaggaaatcaagatattattattcacGATGCCTTTGAACCATTCAACTTCTGGGATGACTTCTTGAACGTTCAAGACGGCGACTACGGTGTTCTATTggatcatcatcattatcaagTTTTCTCCTCGGGTGAATTGGAAATGAATATTGAACAGCGTATTCAAACTGCATGTTCTTGGGGATACGGTGCCCTAGGTGAAGCTCACTGGACTGTTACTGGTGAATTTTCAGGTGCTATGACAGATTGTGCCAAATGGTTAAATGGCGTTGGTATTGGCGCACGTTATGATGGCTCTTTCCAAAAGGCAGGTGTAGGTTCTTATTACATCGGTTCATGCGCTAACAATGAAGATATCACAACGTGGTCTCAAGACAGAAAGGTCAACACAAGAAAATACTTAGAGGCTCAATTAGATGCATTTGAAATGAGAGGTGGGTGGATTATTTGGTGTTACAAAGCGGAAACTTCATTAGAATGGAGTGTCTCCAACTTAATAGACAACGGGTTATTCCCACAACCTCTAACCGATAGACAATATCCAGGCCAATGTGCCAGCAAttaa
- the CRR1 gene encoding putative glycosylase (ancestral locus Anc_7.321), which yields MVVLLKHVIPVHLLITSVVLAELYKPNTRIACSKESHCPPDWPCCSPYGDCGSGPVCLGGCNPKLSFEDTACAPLPILYSPATELRYDRSIPPSSSKDEVFQQMINEHYPQEAPSNFEKEILQNNKLHLNSRGIIHFTDYLMTDSVDKAKDMLSKYQFLYSGPINIDPQTNDIQLNMPKQSSGSLITSAKYFLYGKLHVRLRAARSIGVVTGLVLISQVGDEIDFEFLGAELNFVQTNYYSQGELIHTNMQKYHIPTNIWATYHTYSIDWNPDRILWMVEGQIIRTLFKRDTWDPVSKRFKYPETPMRLEIAIWPGGAATNPPGTISWAGGLINWDTAPDILEKGQFSVYVQHANIVPYINPKITEKQRDVGTHQGCLKMFTFAYDSKKNPLYNEDSLKWHCCIIPKMANWRSSGKNI from the coding sequence atGGTAGTTCTTTTAAAGCATGTGATACCAGTGCATCTACTAATTACAAGTGTTGTTCTAGCAGAATTGTATAAGCCTAACACAAGAATAGCATGCTCTAAAGAATCACACTGTCCACCTGATTGGCCCTGTTGCTCACCATATGGCGACTGTGGTTCTGGTCCTGTATGTTTGGGAGGGTGTAACCCCaaattatcatttgaagaCACAGCATGTGCTCCATTACCTATTCTTTATTCGCCCGCAACTGAATTGAGATATGATCGATCAATTCcaccatcttcttctaagGATGAAGTTTTCCAACAAATGATAAATGAACATTATCCACAAGAGGCACCctccaattttgaaaaggaaatattGCAAAACAATAAATTACATTTGAACAGTAGAGGTATCATACATTTTACCGACTATTTAATGACAGATTCAGTAGACAAGGCAAAGGACATGCTTTCAAAGTATCAATTCCTTTATAGCGGTCCCATAAACATTGATCCACAAACAAatgatattcaattgaatatgCCCAAACAATCATCTGGTTCTTTAATTACTTCGGCCAAATACTTCCTATATGGGAAGTTACATGTTAGGCTTAGAGCAGCCAGGTCCATTGGTGTAGTGACAGGTCTTGTACTTATTTCACAAGTTGGggatgaaattgattttgaattcttAGGTGCAGAATTGAACTTTGTTCAGACAAATTACTATTCTCAAGGTGAATTGATTCATACAAATATGCAAAAATACCATATTCCGACAAATATTTGGGCTACATATCACACGTATTCCATCGATTGGAACCCGGACAGAATCTTATGGATGGTAGAAGgtcaaataataagaactttatttaaaagaGATACTTGGGATCCTGTTTCAAAAAGATTTAAATATCCAGAGACCCCCATGAGATTAGAAATTGCCATTTGGCCAGGTGGAGCCGCCACAAATCCACCGGGAACAATTTCTTGGGCTGGAGGACTAATAAATTGGGACACGGCACCTGATATATTAGAAAAGGGCCAGTTCTCAGTATATGTGCAGCATGCTAATATTGTCCCTTATATTAATCCCAAAATTACCGAAAAACAAAGAGACGTCGGTACTCACCAAGGATGTTTGAAGATGTTCACATTCGCCTACGATAGCAAAAAAAATCCTCTGTATAATGAGGACTCCTTAAAATGGCATTGTTGTATAATCCCAAAGATGGCTAATTGGCGTTCTTCAGGAAAGAATATCTGA